Genomic window (Candidatus Chlorobium masyuteum):
GCAAACCACACCAAAACCTTACAGTAGCGTTTAACAGCAAAGACAAAACATTCTGCGCCTTTTTCCTTAACCCGGTACTTCTGAAGACAACAGGTGGGGTAACCTGCAACTCTGGCAGTGACTCTGGCTGTTGCCTACTGGTGCCGTGACTTGTCCGGTGACCTGGTCCCGACTGGGCCCTTGACTGGGCTTGAACAGGGAGATGTTGAATTCCTATATGCTCCCTGCTTGTGCGGTACATGTGCGGCGCATATCTGTAGCTTGCGGGGTACATGACTGGTACATGTCGGGTGCTTGCGGAGAGTGCTGAACCGGAGGGGCATTCCTTACGAAAATTCCTGGTCGAGACGTTCCTTGAGAAACATCTTCAGGAGCGACTGGTAAGGTACATCGCGCTCATTGGCAAGCACCTTGAGATGATTGAGCATCGGTTCCGGCAACCGGAGTGATATGGTTTTCATGGTTGGCTTCAGATTCGGAAACAGTGCCTTTCCGGCCTTTTTCCAATCCACGAATTCAGTTGAATCATGTATTGACCAGAACTCCTGCTCCTCCGCTTCACTCCTGAATTCAGGTATCGCTTTTTTCCCGTTTTTCATAAATATCCTGCTCATTTTTGTTCATACTGCGTGCCGAAATAACTCTTATCTGATCTTTACGCACAGTAAAAACCAGAAAAAGAGGTTTTCCTCTCTCCGTTTTACCCAATGCAAAAAAACGTTTTTCCAATCCAGAATGTTTTTGATCATCAGCCACGACCAAAGGCTGATTAAAAAAAATCTCTTCACATTCAGACATTGATACCCGGTGTTTCTCCCAGTTCTTGGTCGAATTTCCCTTGTCCCACTGAAATCCAGAGATACCTTCAAAAATGGTCATAGAAATATTGTATATTTTTGCAATATACGGAACACTGCGAATTCAGCAAAGCGCATGAGTCAGATATCAAGCCAACAAATGTTCACCGATTATTCTGTGAGCCCGAGGGAACGTTCATGATTTTCTGTATTTGCTACCAATGTTTCGCCCCCAGAGGAGCCTGAACAGGGAGATTTTGAATTCCGATACGCGCCTTGCTTGCGGGGTACTTGCGGGGTGCTTGCGGGGCACCTTGTTCAACTTTCATTCCCGTCATTCCTCGGTTAGCTCGCTCAAGCCGTCAGGATTTTTCAACGACTTCTTTTCTTCAGACTCGAGACGGCGTTCAACCTTCTTTACATCTTCAGCAGGTGGAAGCGATTCCGGGCGGATGCCCCGTTCGAGCAGTGTGTTCCGCACAGCCTTGTTGTTGGTGATGTGCTCTGTAGAAATTTGCCCCTCACTTTTCAATCCATGTTCACGTGCATTGAAGATGGTAATTTCAGTCGCGAAGTCTTTGGCTTTCAGGATCAAGGTTTCATTGTTCATGGCTTCCCTCCTTTCTTGCGCGTTGGCTTTGGCGGTAATTGCCTGACAGCTTTCTCGAATTCTCCGCCAGCTTCATCAATCTGCCGAATACGGTTCATATTGAATTTTTCATATTCCGCCTCAGCGAGTTCTTTCGCCATCTGGTGGGAAATCAGGCCTGCGTTGTTGAGGATGTCGCGGTCATTCAGAGTAAGGAAACCATGAAGCTTGCCTATCTACTCTCTCATGTGCATAGGCACGCGACGCATAGCCTGGCCCTCAGCAAACACAAGGTATTGCTCAACAAGATTGTTCAGCGCTACAAGTTCCTCTTCGTTAAGATAGTTCTTGGCAATCGTTACATCTTCTTTACGCACCTTCACCCCTCGCCAGCTGTCTGGCCCGTTATTGCCCAATGCATCTTGTTCTGAACAGTTTGAAAAAATCCGATACTCTCCGGCATCGTCGGGTCGTAGTCAATGCTGGTGGCGTAGATGTCGGTAATCTTCTGGTAGAAACGCCGCTCGGAGGTTCGAATATCCTGAATGCGCGGAAGCAACTCATCAAAATAATCAAAAGGCAGGTCAGGATTTTTCAGCCGTTCATCGTCGAGAACAAACCCTTTGATGATGTATTCCTTCAATCGCTGGGTCGCCCAGATGCGGAAACGAGTGGCGACAGCACTTTTTACCCGGTAGCCTACTGAGATAATGGCATCGAGGTTGTAATACTCCAATTCACGTTTCACTTTACGAGCACCTTCCTGTCGAACTATTAAGAATTTCTTAACAGTTGCCTCATTCGATAACTCCCTTTCTTAAAATATGTTGCGAAGGTGCATACTAATATTTGGCACACTGGTCTGAAACAACTCTGCAATATCTTGCTGAGCCAGCCAGACCGTTTCGCCCTCCAGACACACGTCGATCTTTGTCCGCCCGTCTTCGGCAGCATAGACAAGGAACTGACCCTTAGAAGGCTGATCTGGTACTCTGTATTCATTCATGATTCCAATACCTCCCAGATATTGTTAGCAATTATTGCCGCCAGCACGCAGGCCTCGGCGTTCCACTTTACTTCAGCCATTTCGACATCCGCTCTTTCACTTCCGTGTGCGAAATCGTCTCTCCGGCATTATCCTGCTGGATTCCTCTATCAACTTTCGCCAAAATTAGTAGACGCTCCATAGCCTCCTCAAATGTGGTATTGACAGGAAGCGCTTCAACTGCCTGAATAATTTTCTCTTTTGCCGTCATAGCAAAGCACCTCCTTTATCTGCTTGAACAATAATGGAGAGTACGTTACTCTGCCATGTCAAGGATTCCCTTATTATTTCCCCGCCGTGTAATTTACGCATCTGTTGTCCAACTCGCCACATCATAAAAAGTTACTGGTATGAACACTACTTTCAATAACGAGCCAGAAATCCGGGCTGTTACTATATCACCGTGGAATATTTGATTAAATAGGATAATCGCCTATGATGTGTAAAATTAACAGTATTTTGAATCGTGTTCGAAAATGCGCGGTTCAGGCGGATCAATCAAATTATTGTTCGACAAGCGTGGAGTGCGCGGTGGTAAACACCCCCTCTGGAAGCTGTCGGCTCCTGAAACACCCGGCTGCGCGAATCTCTTGACCAGAAAATGGAGTGATGCACAATGAAAGTTAAGAATGCTGCAAGGGACTTCCCCGTCGTTTGTGTTGGAGGTTCGGCTGGTGGTCTTGATGCATACATTCGGCTGCTGCAGAATCTGCCTGCTGACCTCGGAGTCGCCATCGTCATCGTCAATCACCTCAGAACTGTGGCTACCCGGTTGCACGAGATCCTCCCGAAATACACGACGATGCCCGTTGAGTTGATCACCGACGACCTGGTCATTGAGCCCAACCACGTGTTCATCATCCCGGAGAAGCGTGACCTGCATGTTCTTGATGGCGAATTCCGCCTTGAGCCGATCTCCAAGCCCCGGGGATGGCCTGACGTGATCACGGTCTTCCTGCGTTCCCTCACGGAGAACTGGGACGGGAAGATCATCGCCGTCATCGTCTCCGGTTATGACGGCGACGGGGCGGCAGCGCTTTGCGGCATCAAGGAAGTTGGCGGCATCACCATTGCCCAGAAGCTTGACACTGCGGCACAGCCAGACATGCCCGAAAGCGCAATAGAGACCGGTTGCATCGACTTCATCCTTGCACCTGAGAGTATCGCCAGTGAAATCGCCAGAATCGCACGATCGATTTAGTATCACATCACGCATAGAAAGCCGTATACATAGCTGGCAACGTCAACTTCGGGGACTTTTCTGAACAATTCGCCCTTTTGCTACTGCTTTAGCCAGATTCTCTTTTACCCTGAACTGCACAATCCGGCTTATCAAATCAAGCGGTACCGGCTTTCCATGAGGAAATCTGATAGTCCCCTTTGCACAATCATAAACCGCTAACTCTTTCCGGAAATGCTCAACAGCGGAAGGAGCAGGATAAAAGCCGATATGGGTTTTGAATGCTGCGAAGTGAACCAGATTACCATGCAGC
Coding sequences:
- a CDS encoding BrnA antitoxin family protein, encoding MKNGKKAIPEFRSEAEEQEFWSIHDSTEFVDWKKAGKALFPNLKPTMKTISLRLPEPMLNHLKVLANERDVPYQSLLKMFLKERLDQEFS
- a CDS encoding BrnT family toxin, translated to MTIFEGISGFQWDKGNSTKNWEKHRVSMSECEEIFFNQPLVVADDQKHSGLEKRFFALGKTERGKPLFLVFTVRKDQIRVISARSMNKNEQDIYEKREKSDT
- a CDS encoding chemotaxis protein CheB, which gives rise to MKVKNAARDFPVVCVGGSAGGLDAYIRLLQNLPADLGVAIVIVNHLRTVATRLHEILPKYTTMPVELITDDLVIEPNHVFIIPEKRDLHVLDGEFRLEPISKPRGWPDVITVFLRSLTENWDGKIIAVIVSGYDGDGAAALCGIKEVGGITIAQKLDTAAQPDMPESAIETGCIDFILAPESIASEIARIARSI
- a CDS encoding iron chaperone, with product MKQESPKSIDEYIAGFPMEIRQTLEQIRATVRAAAPDADEKISYQMPTFTLHGNLVHFAAFKTHIGFYPAPSAVEHFRKELAVYDCAKGTIRFPHGKPVPLDLISRIVQFRVKENLAKAVAKGRIVQKSPRS